The DNA region TCAAGAACTTTGCaatcttgatctcctccgTACTCCTCTTCTTGAGATTTGGAATCCCAAAGAACTGCGCCTCAATAGCATCATACCCAATATCCATCTCAAAATACCCCCTATAATACAAATCCTGCCACTGCAACGTCGGGTTGTTCTTGATCAACAACTTGGAAATCGGATCCGTGATCAACCTTGGCACAATCCCCGTCAACGGACTGGAGCTGCTCACCGCACTCCCCGCCAACtcaacccccaccgcccccgccccggTGTTCTCATcatacccctcctccgccttccaAACCATATCACTCACCCAAGCCGCATGGCTGTCCCCGCTCAGCATGACCGTgttgttgatcttgttgtCCACCAGTGTCTTGTACACCCTGTCCCTATTCGCGATGTACCCATCCCACTGATCCAGATTAAACGGCTCATCATTAAAAACTCCAATCGTCACCCTGCTGAAGATCACCTGGTtgcccaccaacctccacctgGCCTGTCGATCACTCGACTCCTGAAGCTTGGTGTAGAACCAAGCCTCTTGGTTGAACCCCATGATCGTCCTGTTCACCCAATCAGCCtgttcctccacctcattCTTATTCCCCCCAATAATCCCCCCCAGCGGCCCAAGAACGGTAACGTCCCGGTTGTACTGCCTCGTGTCAAGCATGATGAGATCAAACAAGTTCCCAATGGAGAAATCCCGCCAGATGCGCAAAGAGTCATCCATAGTGACCTGCCGAAGGGGCATCCACTCAAAATACGACCTCACAGCCGCCTGCTTCCTCAACCTGAACTCCTCCCCGTCGCTGTTCTTGGAGCCGTCCTTGTAACTGTTGTCAGCGACCTCGTGGTCATCCCAGACAGGGATCCAAGGGAACTTTTGGTGAGACAAGGCAAGATCAGGATCGAGACGGTAGGAAGCTGTGCGCTTGCGGTAATCGTAGAGAGAGTAAGTCTCCCGGTCAGGAAGAGGTTTGCGGAGGTCGGTGAGGCCGGCTTTGTACTCGTAGATGTAAtcgccgaggtggaggatgtaaTCCGCGGAATCCTTGGCGTTGACGGCGCCGTAGGCGTTGAAGTAGCCTTCGGGGTAGTTGGAGCAGGAGTAGACTGCTAGCTTGATGTTGCGGGGGACGGTTTGGTCTTTTGTGGGGATGGTCTTTGTGCGGCCGACGacggaggatttggaggagtcGCAGACGTTGAAGCGGTAAAAGTAGGTTGTGAAGGGTTGGAGGTTTGTTGCTTCAAActagggggggtgggtgttaGCCCGGATCTTTTGGGATGATGGGCGTGGGAGGCGTACCTTGACTGTCCAGTCTACTTCGCTCGAGGTGTAGGCTCTGCCGCTATTTACGACATTGGTCAAGGCTTCGTCTGTGCCAATGCGGTACTCGACGCAGGCGGCGCGGCTGCTTGGGGGGGCGCCCTCATCGCCATAGATGGGCACTACGCCCTCTGGGACGATATCTGAGGCGACGTTATCGGTTGTGGGGGAAAGTCTGGTCCAGAGAATGACTGAGTGGGCATATGGATCTCCTGACGCGATGCCGTGGGTGAAGTTCACTTCCGCTGCTGTGTACAAAGAGCCACTCTGGCGCTTCTGAACGTGGGCAAGAGGAACAGCGAGAGAGGCGTGGCGACGAGATGGTGAGAGGTAGGCGAGGTTGTTCTCGAATGAAGCAGAGACAACACCCGCAAGGGAGAGGGCAGCTGTGAGGCGCAACATGGTGACTGTTGACTGGACCTCTTCGATGTTTACTTTGGCCTCAGTGTCAAAGTGAAGCCATCGTCAAAAGAAGTAGACGGAGACATCCTATTTGTACTCGCAATACCTATTTCTTCCAGTAAGTGCTTATGAACAGCGAATGTAAGGGCCTTGGATGGTCGTGCATATAACCTCGGGATCATACATTGTCGCCCTTGGCATGCTGGGGTTAATATCTTCAGCAGCGTTGATCAATTCTTGTTCCTGACTGGCCATGTCGGCGAACCAGGCATGTTCCATGAAAGGACGCCCAAAATGTGGGAATGTTGAGCCGTATTATCAGATCATGCACAAGAGTAGTGTTCCTGAGCAAGGCAGCGCACATCAGCTTTCCCTACAGGGGAATCGGACATGCAGGGCCAAGCCAATGAAGCAACCTCATGCCTGCAACGTGCGCTGTGCTATCTGGATCGAAGCTGTCAAAAGCCCACTGTCAAATCAGCAATCAGGTATTTGAAGGCCGATCAAGGCCGCCATCTTCGGGAAGGGTCCACTAGATGTAACGCTGGGAGGCTGGTGACGTTGTAGAAAGCAGACACCCCTGCCCGCTGTAGTTGGGAAGAAGCCAATCGCTTAAAAACGTGCTGACGGTTTCGAAGACTCCTTCCTAAAGCGCATGAGTCTTGGAGTGTACCGGCGCTGGAAACGAGATTACTGTGAATGCGGCATTTGATTTTGCTGAGTCTTTGGGGATTTGAAGAAATTCTGAAAAAGCCGAAAAGGAAAAAGTGTAAACTGAGAAGGAAGCTCTGGGTGTGGATCAGAGCAAAATATATGGGCGACCCCGGAATCGAACCGGGGTTTCTTCGGATCGTATGTGATATTCTTGCGAATAACCACAACGAAGCGTCCTGACCACTAGACTAGTCACCCGGTGAGGTATCATTTGATGGAGGGCAGATACAAAGTTTGACATCATATCGGAAGCTCCACCGCCTGCCTATTTTTGCACTACCATACTCTCTAGGTGTATCAGGAATTCAATGATCAGAATGCTCCCTGGCTACAATTTGCATTATTCAATATTAGGTCAACCCCTAACAAGCTTCAACTTCCTTGCCTTCTTTGGATGATACGACAACAAAAACTCTACCAGTTTCATATCCTCCCTTCCAAAATCAGGATGCACCTTTAAGTCATCCCACCTCCGGATCATGCTTGCCACACTGTAGTAAAGTTCGCACATGGCCAAGTTCTGACCAGTACAATTGCGCGTTCCTCGGCCAAAGGACACAAGACACTTTTCTCTGGCGTGAACGGCGTCCACATCTGGATCGGTCCAACGTGTGGGATCGAACTTGTCTGGGTCCGGAAAGATCTCAGTGTTGTGATGCATCGACCAGGCACTCATGC from Podospora pseudocomata strain CBS 415.72m chromosome 3, whole genome shotgun sequence includes:
- a CDS encoding hypothetical protein (EggNog:ENOG503NV06; COG:P), whose product is MLRLTAALSLAGVVSASFENNLAYLSPSRRHASLAVPLAHVQKRQSGSLYTAAEVNFTHGIASGDPYAHSVILWTRLSPTTDNVASDIVPEGVVPIYGDEGAPPSSRAACVEYRIGTDEALTNVVNSGRAYTSSEVDWTVKFEATNLQPFTTYFYRFNVCDSSKSSVVGRTKTIPTKDQTVPRNIKLAVYSCSNYPEGYFNAYGAVNAKDSADYILHLGDYIYEYKAGLTDLRKPLPDRETYSLYDYRKRTASYRLDPDLALSHQKFPWIPVWDDHEVADNSYKDGSKNSDGEEFRLRKQAAVRSYFEWMPLRQVTMDDSLRIWRDFSIGNLFDLIMLDTRQYNRDVTVLGPLGGIIGGNKNEVEEQADWVNRTIMGFNQEAWFYTKLQESSDRQARWRLVGNQVIFSRVTIGVFNDEPFNLDQWDGYIANRDRVYKTLVDNKINNTVMLSGDSHAAWVSDMVWKAEEGYDENTGAGAVGVELAGSAVSSSSPLTGIVPRLITDPISKLLIKNNPTLQWQDLYYRGYFEMDIGYDAIEAQFFGIPNLKKRSTEEIKIAKFLIRDGENKLARNPTVGGGVAYAGALKNGKVEKAP